A section of the Salvelinus fontinalis isolate EN_2023a chromosome 33, ASM2944872v1, whole genome shotgun sequence genome encodes:
- the LOC129832004 gene encoding dual specificity protein phosphatase 14-like: MGSRSQGGFFHIHHHHSSVVPTAVPRLLTENGSLLGGIAQITPNLFLSRGNVASNRSLLLSKGITCVVNATIELPNFNWPHVEYVKVPLADMPHSPLSLYFDSIADKIHSVGRKRGAVLVHCAAGVSRSASLCLAYLMKYHRVSLAEAHAWVKARRPVIRPNGGFWRQLIDYERKLFGRNSVKMVQTPYGVIPDIYERERRNLAPYWGL, translated from the coding sequence ATGGGTTCCCGCAGTCAAGGTGGCTTTTTCCAcattcaccaccaccacagctCGGTGGTGCCCACAGCCGTGCCCAGGCTTCTCACAGAGAACGGCAGTCTGCTAGGGGGCATTGCCCAGATCACCCCTAACCTCTTCCTGAGCCGGGGGAACGTGGCGTCTAACCGCAGCCTGCTGCTGTCCAAGGGCATCACCTGCGTGGTCAACGCCACTATTGAGCTGCCCAACTTCAACTGGCCCCACGTGGAGTATGTGAAGGTACCCTTGGCGGACATgccccactctcccctctccctgtaCTTCGACAGCATAGCTGATAAGATCCACAGTGTTGGGAGAAAGCGGGGAGCCGTGCTAGTGCACTGTGCTGCAGGGGTGAGCCGCTCAGCCTCCCTGTGCCTGGCCTACCTGATGAAGTACCACCGCGTGTCTCTGGCCGAGGCCCACGCTTGGGTCAAGGCCCGCCGGCCAGTCATCCGGCCCAATGGGGGCTTCTGGCGTCAGCTCATCGACTACGAAAGGAAGCTGTTTGGCAGGAACTCTGTGAAAATGGTGCAGACGCCCTACGGGGTGATACCTGACATCTACGAGCGGGAGCGCAGGAATCTGGCACCCTACTGGGGCCTGTAG